The following is a genomic window from Rhodoferax sp. PAMC 29310.
GCATGGAGCCGCCGGATGATGCGGTGTTGAAAAACGGCTGGTACGATTACACGCCGTCTATTGCGACAAGCGCTGAGTTGCGGCTGACTCGCTCCGAGTTCACCGCTGACTATGAGTTGTGCCACGCATCAAGCTGCCAACCCATGTCGCATTGGCTCCCCTCGGACCGGGGTATCACTTTGATGACCCCCTGCACAGCAGAAAAATTACTATCAAAAAAATAGCTGCATCCGCTTTATCCACAGGGGCTAGATGCCTATTTAGAGAGAAGAAGTTTGGCCAACTCGGTCTCTGGCATCAAGTGAATGCCCTCTGCTTTGGCAAACTGGCGCGCACTGTCGCTGACCAAACCAAGCGCAATGTAAGTGC
Proteins encoded in this region:
- a CDS encoding DUF1850 domain-containing protein → MASLLGICLTLAASAQAGLPSAPVFVPGEQVTLAWTHSIEKVRWEEDYVVATNQASRQVPVLLAVKARVRGSAAGMEPPDDAVLKNGWYDYTPSIATSAELRLTRSEFTADYELCHASSCQPMSHWLPSDRGITLMTPCTAEKLLSKK